The Drosophila sulfurigaster albostrigata strain 15112-1811.04 chromosome 3, ASM2355843v2, whole genome shotgun sequence genomic sequence AAAACATAGTGacctatatatgtatatcggGACATTATTGGATTGCTCGCAAGGCagattcatttaaatttataattgagtGACAacgagacagcagcagcagccacagatATGCTTTGCTTTATTCCAACgctacatacaatatatatactatatatatacaataaataaatatgtatgcattcttattgttaaacttttattttggaCGTGAGTTCAAGAACCCAGAAAGTTATGCCATGACTTGCGCTTCCATTAGCATTGTGCGCATACAAAAGGAAAGAAAAGTTAATTTCACGTTTTAAAAGCGGATTCTAAATAAAAACGCGTGTTTAGATGAATTTCAAACGACCTTTGGGGGTCAATTCAATTAAGCCAAGGGTGTTCAATCCTTTCGCCTGTCGTAATTAAGCCATTTGATATGCCAAACATGTATCAAAACACGGGACCAATTAGTTAACCTCATCATGTTATTAACCACACAAACCAAAAGCTGCGTGTTACCAGATTCTGTTTTTGGTTACCACAATTACGAAATTACGCAATCCAATTATAATgtcaaaatgtgtttaattgTGGTCAATTCACATCTGTATAAATACAGTGGTCAGCAATCCTTGCAATTAGTTGGTCGCCATGTATCCACGATTTCTGAGCCGCAACTATCCGCTGGACAAGGATCTCTTCTTCTCCACGAGATATTCGTTCAGTCTGCTCGGTTTGCGCTTCGAGGAGAAGCCCACCATCTGGTCGACTGCTTGGCTCATCTTCAACTTTTTCAATCTGGCGCATTGCTGCCAGGCCGAGTTCAGTTTTGGCTGGTTTTACATACGCATCAGTCCCGTCGATGCCATGGATGCCTTCTGCCCGCTGGCCTGCAGCCTAACGACGCTCTACAAGATGGCCTGCATGTGGTACAGTCGCTCCGAGGTGGCCCTACTCATGGGCCGCATTCGCCAGCTGACCGAACAGCAGAGTGGCGAGCAGCGGGATGAGTTGAAGCGTCGCTACTACCGCATGGCCACGCTGTTGAGCATGCTCATGTTCACGCTGGGCTCCATTAACACGGCGGCATTTGTGCTGCGCTCCTTGTGGGAGATGTGGTCACTGCGCCACGAGCCCTTCAAATACGACATGCCCTTCAGAATGCAGTAGGCAGAAGAGTACTTTCTCCCCCCACTCTTTATGTAGTTCCATATTTCTGTTTAGCTTTCCTGCCATCGCTCACCGTTTGCCTCTGTATCCGCTGGCTTATCTCTACTCCACTTGGTACGGTCAAGTCACAGTCTATGCCTTTGTGGCCACCGATGGCTTCTTCTTCAGCTTTACGCTCTACGTCACTTTTCTGCTCAAAGCACTGCAAATGGACATTCAACGTGTGCTGAAGTCCATGCGTTTTGGTAAGTTGCTGGCGCTTTAATGAATTCACTAACAATTATTTCACTGGCAGATCTCAGCGAAGGCGAGTCGGAAAAGTGCTGTCAGCAGCTGCACAATATCATCGATCGCCACAACGATATCGTTGGCATTGTGGAGCGTTTCTCAGCGATTATGGCAGCACCCACTTTTGCTCAGTTCCTATCTGCCAGCTTGGTGATAGCCACCAGTGTTATCGACATACTTATGGTGAGCATGTCAGTAGTATAAATTGATTTGGCAGATAAAGAGATTTACATTCAAGTGTTTGAAACTAAGTGCTATTTATTAATATCGTTA encodes the following:
- the LOC133842338 gene encoding odorant receptor 45b, whose amino-acid sequence is MYPRFLSRNYPLDKDLFFSTRYSFSLLGLRFEEKPTIWSTAWLIFNFFNLAHCCQAEFSFGWFYIRISPVDAMDAFCPLACSLTTLYKMACMWYSRSEVALLMGRIRQLTEQQSGEQRDELKRRYYRMATLLSMLMFTLGSINTAAFVLRSLWEMWSLRHEPFKYDMPFRMHFPAIAHRLPLYPLAYLYSTWYGQVTVYAFVATDGFFFSFTLYVTFLLKALQMDIQRVLKSMRFDLSEGESEKCCQQLHNIIDRHNDIVGIVERFSAIMAAPTFAQFLSASLVIATSVIDILMYSGYNIIRYVVYASTVSSCLFLYCYGGTEMSMASLELGESAYNSYWYQWDRKVRQRVYLLIMRAQRPIMVQVPFFAPSLPVFTAVIKFTGSIVALAKTIL